The Macaca fascicularis isolate 582-1 chromosome 1, T2T-MFA8v1.1 genome includes a window with the following:
- the CDCP2 gene encoding CUB domain-containing protein 2 — translation MLAERGACLLLAVALLGPGPWAQAMEGVKCGGVLSAPSGNFSSPNFPRLYPYNTECSWLIVVAEGSSVLLTFHAFDLEYHDTCSFDFLEIYNGASPDKGNLLGRFCGKVPPPPFTSSWHVMSVVFHSDKHVASHGFSAGYQKDVCGGVLTGLSGVLTSPEYPNNYPNSMECHWVIRAAGPASVKLVFVDFQVEGNEECTYDYVAVLGGPGPTRGHHYCGSTRPPTLVSLGHELQVIFKSDFNIGGRGFKAYYFSGQCQEVYMTMRGNFSSPRYPSSYPNNIRCHWTIRLPPGYRVKVFFLDLDLEEPNSLTKTCDFDHLAAFDGASEEAPLLGNWCGHHLPPPVTSSHNQLLLLLHTDRSTTHRGFSVAYIGVVPMNVSCSRTDFQILISTQALAPLERTKVYLGSRSCAAQEVGSNFRIQARFDTCGTESQRRNNTSVIVSVLYIDFSAAGREDIHEYEVRCEPRRKEASVHLLSGSHWLGPYAATAEHLQEAPPGDEAEALEGPVTVAAQDTSDIVFLGLCILAGILMVIAIVVLMLL, via the exons ATGCTGGCAGAGCGGGGGGCTTGCCTGCTGCTGGCAGTGGCActgctgggcccagggccctggGCCCAAGCCATGGAAG GTGTCAAATGTGGGGGTGTGCTCTCAGCACCTTCTGGAAACTTCTCCAGTCCCAACTTCCCTAGACTGTACCCCTACAACACAGAGTGCAGCTGGCTGATCGTGGTGGCTGAGGGCTCCTCGGTGCTGCTCACCTTCCATGCCTTTGACCTGGAGTACCATGACACCTGCAGCTTCGACTTCCTGGAGATCTACAATGGAGCCTCACCAGACAAGGGCAACCTGCTGGGGAGGTTCTGCGGCAAGGTGCCCCCGCCGCCCTTCACCTCGTCCTGGCATGTCATGTCTGTCGTCTTCCACTCGGACAAGCACGTGGCCAGCCATGGCTTTTCTGCGGGCTACCAGAAAG ATGTGTGTGGCGGCGTCCTGACTGGCCTGTCGGGGGTCCTCACCAGCCCTGAGTACCCCAACAACTACCCCAACAGCATGGAGTGCCACTGGGTGATCCGGGCCGCTGGCCCTGCCAGTGTCAAGCTGGTGTTCGTGGACTTCCAAGTGGAAGGCAATGAGGAGTGCACCTATGACTATGTGGCTGTGCTTGGGGGTCCTGGCCCCACCCGTGGGCACCACTACTGTGGCAGCACCAGGCCCCCCACCCTCGTGTCTCTGGGCCACGAACTGCAGGTGATTTTCAAGTCCGACTTCAACATCGGAGGCCGTGGCTTCAAGGCCTACTACTTCTCAG gACAATGCCAGGAGGTATACATGACCATGCGGGGCAACTTCTCCAGCCCACGGTACCCCAGTTCCTACCCCAACAACATCCGCTGCCACTGGACCATCCGCCTGCCCCCGGGCTACCGGGTCAAGGTATTCTTCCTGGACCTGGACCTGGAGGAGCCCAACAGCCTGACCAAGACCTGTGACTTTGACCATCTGGCAGCCTTCGATGGGGCCAGTGAGGAGGCACCCCTGCTGGGGAATTGGTGTGGACACCACCTGCCACCACCTGTCACTTCAAGCCACAAccagcttctgcttctgctgcaCACGGACCGCAGCACCACCCACAGGGGCTTCTCCGTGGCCTACATCGGAG TGGTGCCCATGAACGTGAGCTGCTCCCGCACGGACTTCCAGATCCTGATCTCCACGCAGGCGCTGGCCCCGCTGGAGCGGACCAAGGTCTACCTGGGCAGCCGGAGCTGTGCTGCCCAGGAGGTCGGCAGCAACTTCAGGATCCAGGCCCGCTTTGATACCTGCGGCACTGAGTCTCAG AGAAGAAACAACACTTCAGTGATTGTCAGCGTGCTGTACATCGACTTCTCGGCCGCAGGGCGGGAGGACATCCATGAGTACGAGGTCCGCTGTGAGCCGCGGCGCAAGGAGGCTTCCGTCCACCTACTGTCTGGCTCTCACTGGCTGGGTCCCTATGCTGCCACTGCGGAGCACCTTCAGGAAGCACCACCCGGGGATGAGGCGGAGGCACTGGAGGGTCCAGTGACCGTGGCGGCCCAGGATACCAGTGACATCGTCTTCCTGGGGCTTTGCATCCTGGCTGGAATCCTCATGGTTATTGCCATCGTGGTCTTGATGCTGCTTTGA